One region of Drosophila teissieri strain GT53w chromosome 2L, Prin_Dtei_1.1, whole genome shotgun sequence genomic DNA includes:
- the LOC122617427 gene encoding glycerophosphocholine phosphodiesterase GPCPD1 isoform X2 — translation MKRRHIQVKVTPMNLSIPSASCDAMLPSSPMEDSLSNDTHDTKENGGESSTAFAFSEVVTLSADECEIRSQEQFGTGCGPTDLVIFHLTVGDFENTAYLIDLYSYSSRVAREDGPPNHLGYHYVLPNLFKRSEGNLELPITCAKGHRPLGMMRLGYLIVKPSSQCALMDMSVSYARYWNNKWTGLDVGHRGSGTSFKAKDAVIRENTITSLKNAAEHGADMVEFDVQLSKDLVPVVYHDFMIYVSLKSKCSMQEHDFLALPMRELSLEQLKKLKVYHIAEGLSRETRSFHNDDCLEHQPFPQLCDVLDALDVHVGFNIEIKWSQRLEDGKMEEEFEHVVDRNLYIDCILDVILRKAGNRRIVLSCFDPDICTILRFKQNRYPVMFLTLGRTTKYQKYMDPRGNSMELAVWHAVAMEFLGVVAHTEDLLRDPSQVNLAKERGLVLFCWGDDNNSKDTIKLLKELGLHAIIYDKMDVLTTKEVKQSVFHLQAKDSQKELLKLQALETGHVWHTSADGNEEQQA, via the exons ATGAAGCGAAGGCACATCCAGGTCAAAGTGACGCCCATGAACCTGAGTATTCCGAGTGCCAGCTGTGATGCCATGCTGCCCTCTTCCCCCATGGAGGATTCCTTGTCGAACGACACCCATGATACCAAGGAGAACGGCGGTGAATCCTCCACAGCATTTGCCTTTAGCGAGGTCGTCACCTTGAGTGCCGATGAGTGCGAAATCCGGAGTCAGGAGCAGTTCGGCACCGGCTGTGGACCCACCGATTTGGTTATATTCCACCTAACCGTCGGAGACTTCGAGAACACGGCCTATCTGATTGATTTGTACAGCTACAGCTCCCGGGTGGCCAGGGAAGATGGTCCACCGAATCACCTGGGCTATCATTATGTGCTGCCCAATCTTTTTAAGCGATCTGAAGGCAACTTGGAGCTACCGATAACCTGTGCCAAGGGCCATCGACCTCTGGGAATGATGCGTCTTGGCTATCTTATCGTAAAGCCCTCATCGCAGTGCGCGCTCATGGATATGAGCGTCAGCTATGCCCGATACTGGAACAACAAGTGGACGGGACTGGATGTGGGGCACCGTGGTTCCGGAACCAGTTTCAAGGCCAAGGACGCTGTGATTCGGGAGAACACCATTACTTCATTGAAGAATGCCGCTGAGCATGGTGCCGATATGGTGGAGTTCGATGTTCAACTCAGCAAGGATCTGGTGCCGGTGGTGTATCACGACTTCATGATCTATGTTTCCCTGAAGTCCAAGTGCAGTATGCAGGAGCACGATTTCCTGGCCCTACCGATGCGAGAGCTGTCCCTGGAGCAGTTGAAGAAACTGAAGGTCTATCATATTGCTGAGGGTCTGTCCAGGGAGACGCGTTCGTTTCACAATGATGATTGTTTGGAGCACCAGCCGTTTCCCCAGCTATGCGACGTCCTGGATGCCCTTGATGTCCATGTGGGCTTCAACATTGAAATCAAGTGGTCCCAGCGGCTGGAGGATGGCAAAATGGAGGAAGAATTCGAGCATGTGGTGGACAGAAATCTCTATATCGATTGCATATTGGATGTCATCCTACGAAAGGCAGGGAATCGCAGGATAGTACTGAGTTGTTTCGATCCAGATATCTGCACCATTCTGAGATTCAAGCAAAATCGATACCCAGTCATGTTTCTAACGCTCGGCAGGACTACGAAATACCAGAAGTATATGGACCCCAGGGGCAATTCCATGGAGCTGGCCGTGTGGCACGCGGTGGCCATGGAGTTCCTGGGTGTTGTGGCACACACGGAGGACCTGCTGCGTGATCCCAGTCAG GTGAATCTGGCCAAGGAGCGTGGGTTGGTGCTGTTTTGCTGGGGCGACGACAACAACTCCAAGGATACCATCAAGCTGTTGAAGGAACTCGGCCTACACGCCATTATCTACGACAAAATGGATGTCCTGACCACCAAGGAGGTCAAA CAAAGTGTGTTCCACCTTCAGGCCAAGGACAGCCAAAAGGAACTGCTCAAGTTGCAGGCCCTGGAAACGGGGCATGTGTGGCACACCTCTGCCGACGGaaacgaggagcagcaggcatAG
- the LOC122617427 gene encoding glycerophosphocholine phosphodiesterase GPCPD1 isoform X1, translated as MHNWLASHDGDEDAMAAPSSCPSSSENGNRLESRRIFGDITTNRLWTFRVLMNQELASNEQLAIVGNCEALGNWQHSGAALLAKNEEDEDGYGNLWTGEIYIPRHCDTEYRYMVCAVDPGTEQLVVRRWETQLQPRRIKELDEQPAKNQSDIFGSINGQEKVDRGWLTKETLVQLKFFYAPFTFKQRMKRRHIQVKVTPMNLSIPSASCDAMLPSSPMEDSLSNDTHDTKENGGESSTAFAFSEVVTLSADECEIRSQEQFGTGCGPTDLVIFHLTVGDFENTAYLIDLYSYSSRVAREDGPPNHLGYHYVLPNLFKRSEGNLELPITCAKGHRPLGMMRLGYLIVKPSSQCALMDMSVSYARYWNNKWTGLDVGHRGSGTSFKAKDAVIRENTITSLKNAAEHGADMVEFDVQLSKDLVPVVYHDFMIYVSLKSKCSMQEHDFLALPMRELSLEQLKKLKVYHIAEGLSRETRSFHNDDCLEHQPFPQLCDVLDALDVHVGFNIEIKWSQRLEDGKMEEEFEHVVDRNLYIDCILDVILRKAGNRRIVLSCFDPDICTILRFKQNRYPVMFLTLGRTTKYQKYMDPRGNSMELAVWHAVAMEFLGVVAHTEDLLRDPSQVNLAKERGLVLFCWGDDNNSKDTIKLLKELGLHAIIYDKMDVLTTKEVKQSVFHLQAKDSQKELLKLQALETGHVWHTSADGNEEQQA; from the exons ATGCACAACTGGCTGGCCTCGCACGATGGCGACGAGGATGCGATGGCGGCGCCATCATCCTGTCCCTCGTCCTCGGAAAACGGCAACCGATTGGAATCGCGCCGCATCTTCGGCGACATAACCACCAACAGACTGTGGACCTTCCGGGTGCTGATGAACCAGGAACTGGCGTCCAACGAGCAGCTGGCCATTGTGGGTAACTGCGAGGCCCTGGGCAACTGGCAGCACTCGGGAGCggcgcttttggccaagaatgaggaggacgaggatggGTATGGCAATCTGTGGACTGGAGAGATCTATATTCCGCGTCACTGTGACACGGAGTATCGCTATATGGTCTGTGCCGTCGATCCCGGCACGGAGCAGCTGGTGGTCCGTCGTTGGGAAACGCAATTACAG CCCCGAAGAATCAAGGAGCTGGATGAGCAGCCTGCCAAGAATCAGAGTGACATATTTGGCTCGATAAATGGCCAGGAGAAGGTGGACCGGGGCTGGCTGACCAAGGAGACCCTGGTGCAGCTGAAGTTCTTTTATGCGCCGTTCACATTTAAGCAGCGCATGAAGCGAAGGCACATCCAGGTCAAAGTGACGCCCATGAACCTGAGTATTCCGAGTGCCAGCTGTGATGCCATGCTGCCCTCTTCCCCCATGGAGGATTCCTTGTCGAACGACACCCATGATACCAAGGAGAACGGCGGTGAATCCTCCACAGCATTTGCCTTTAGCGAGGTCGTCACCTTGAGTGCCGATGAGTGCGAAATCCGGAGTCAGGAGCAGTTCGGCACCGGCTGTGGACCCACCGATTTGGTTATATTCCACCTAACCGTCGGAGACTTCGAGAACACGGCCTATCTGATTGATTTGTACAGCTACAGCTCCCGGGTGGCCAGGGAAGATGGTCCACCGAATCACCTGGGCTATCATTATGTGCTGCCCAATCTTTTTAAGCGATCTGAAGGCAACTTGGAGCTACCGATAACCTGTGCCAAGGGCCATCGACCTCTGGGAATGATGCGTCTTGGCTATCTTATCGTAAAGCCCTCATCGCAGTGCGCGCTCATGGATATGAGCGTCAGCTATGCCCGATACTGGAACAACAAGTGGACGGGACTGGATGTGGGGCACCGTGGTTCCGGAACCAGTTTCAAGGCCAAGGACGCTGTGATTCGGGAGAACACCATTACTTCATTGAAGAATGCCGCTGAGCATGGTGCCGATATGGTGGAGTTCGATGTTCAACTCAGCAAGGATCTGGTGCCGGTGGTGTATCACGACTTCATGATCTATGTTTCCCTGAAGTCCAAGTGCAGTATGCAGGAGCACGATTTCCTGGCCCTACCGATGCGAGAGCTGTCCCTGGAGCAGTTGAAGAAACTGAAGGTCTATCATATTGCTGAGGGTCTGTCCAGGGAGACGCGTTCGTTTCACAATGATGATTGTTTGGAGCACCAGCCGTTTCCCCAGCTATGCGACGTCCTGGATGCCCTTGATGTCCATGTGGGCTTCAACATTGAAATCAAGTGGTCCCAGCGGCTGGAGGATGGCAAAATGGAGGAAGAATTCGAGCATGTGGTGGACAGAAATCTCTATATCGATTGCATATTGGATGTCATCCTACGAAAGGCAGGGAATCGCAGGATAGTACTGAGTTGTTTCGATCCAGATATCTGCACCATTCTGAGATTCAAGCAAAATCGATACCCAGTCATGTTTCTAACGCTCGGCAGGACTACGAAATACCAGAAGTATATGGACCCCAGGGGCAATTCCATGGAGCTGGCCGTGTGGCACGCGGTGGCCATGGAGTTCCTGGGTGTTGTGGCACACACGGAGGACCTGCTGCGTGATCCCAGTCAG GTGAATCTGGCCAAGGAGCGTGGGTTGGTGCTGTTTTGCTGGGGCGACGACAACAACTCCAAGGATACCATCAAGCTGTTGAAGGAACTCGGCCTACACGCCATTATCTACGACAAAATGGATGTCCTGACCACCAAGGAGGTCAAA CAAAGTGTGTTCCACCTTCAGGCCAAGGACAGCCAAAAGGAACTGCTCAAGTTGCAGGCCCTGGAAACGGGGCATGTGTGGCACACCTCTGCCGACGGaaacgaggagcagcaggcatAG
- the LOC122626367 gene encoding potassium voltage-gated channel protein Shaw isoform X1 — protein sequence MTYIPKKMQHYAHAAMNLINMDSENRVVLNVGGIRHETYKATLKKIPATRLSRLTEALANYDPILNEYFFDRHPGVFAQVLNYYRTGKLHYPTDVCGPLFEEELEFWGLDSNQVEPCCWMTYTQHRDTQETLAVLDRLDLDTEKPSEEELARKFGFEEDYYKGTISWWQEMKPRIWSLFDEPYSSNAAKTIGVVSVFFICISILSFCLKTHPDMRVPIVRNITVKTANGSNGWFLDKTQTNAHIAFFYIECVCNAWFTFEILVRFISSPNKWEFIKSSVNIIDYIATLSFYIDLVLQRFASHLENADILEFFSIIRIMRLFKLTRHSSGLKILIQTFRASAKELTLLVFFLVLGIVIFASLVYYAERIQPNPHNDFNSIPLGLWWALVTMTTVGYGDMAPKTYIGMFVGALCALAGVLTIALPVPVIVSNFAMYYSHTQARAKLPKKRRRVLPVEQPRQPRLPGAPGGVSGCGTPGSGPHSGPMGSGGTGPRRMNNKTKDLVSPKSVAQLFAGPLGASIVAMSPRTMLDLNPALAMGKPTFQPRIPTPLAATPPPPASSAGGLSASGIGASGATGATGATSAPQAAAPTPSIAVSTTASVGKDLGISTTTTTAQETSKKAFL from the exons ATGACTTATATACCTAAAAAAATGCAACACTATGCGCATGCAGCCATGAATCTGATCAACATGGACTCGGAGAACCGGGTGGTGCTCAATGTGGGTGGCATTCGGCATGAAACCTACAAGGCCACACTGAAAAAGATTCCGGCTACGCGATTATCGCGACTGACAGAGGCCCTGGCCAACTATGATCCGATACTGAATGAGTACTTCTTTGATCGGCATCCGGGCGTCTTCGCACAAGTGCTCAACTATTACAG AACTGGAAAGCTGCATTATCCCACGGATGTGTGCGGACCGCTGTTCGAGGAGGAATTGGAGTTCTGGGGCCTAGACTCGAACCAAGTGGAGCCCTGCTGTTGGATGACCTACACACAG CATCGCGACACACAGGAAACCCTAGCCGTACTCGATCGTCTCGATCTGGATACGGAAAAACCGTCCGAGGAGGAACTGGCACGCAAGTTTGGCTTCGAGGAGGACTACTACAAAGGCACCATATCCTGGTGGCAGGAGATGAAGCCGCGCATTTGGTCCTTGTTCGATGAGCCCTACAGTTCCAATGCAGCCAAG ACTATTGGCGTGGTTTCGGTGTTCTTCATCTGCATTTCGATCCTGTCGTTCTGCCTGAAGACCCATCCCGATATGCGGGTGCCCATCGTCCGGAATATTACAGTGAAAACTGCGAATGGAAGTAATGGCTGGTTTCTGGACAAAACGCAGACCAATGCGCACATAGCCTTCTTCTATATCGAATGCGTGTGCAATGCCTGGTTTACCTTTGAAATATTG GTGCGCTTTATCTCATCGCCGAACAAGTGGGAATTCATCAAGTCATCTGTTAACATCATAGACTACATAGCGACGCTTAGTTTTTATATCGATCTAGTGCTTCAGCGGTTCGCATCGCACCTGGAGAACGCTGACATCCTCGAGTTCTTCTCGATCATCCGCATCATGCGTCTGTTCAAGCTGACGCGTCACTCGTCGGGACTGAAGATCCTGATCCAGACGTTCCGTGCCTCGGCGAAGGAGCTAACCCTGCTGGTGTTCTTCCTCGTCCTGGGCATCGTGATCTTCGCCAGCCTCGTCTACTATGCGGAACGCATCCAGCCGAATCCCCACAACGATTTCAACAGCATACCGCTGGGCCTGTGGTGGGCCCTGGTCACCATGACCACCGTCGGCTACGGCGACATGGCCCCCAAAACCTACATCGGCATGTTCGTGGGCGCCCTCTGCGCCCTAGCCGGCGTACTAACCATCGCACTGCCAGTGCCCGTCATCGTCAGCAACTTCGCCATGTACTACTCGCACACGCAGGCCAGGGCCAAACTGCCAAAGAAGCGGAGACGAGTGCTTCCCGTCGAGCAGCCGCGCCAGCCCAGACTGCCAG GTGCCCCTGGTGGTGTCAGTGGCTGTGGCACCCCGGGCTCGGGTCCCCACTCCGGTCCCATGGGATCCGGCGGCACTGGACCACGTCGCATGAACAATAAAACCAAGGACCTGGTCAGCCCCAAGTCAG ttgcTCAACTTTTCGCAGGTCCGCTGGGCGCAAGCATTGTGGCCATGAGTCCCAGGACAATGTTGGATCTCAATCCTGCCCTGGCCATGGGCAAGCCTACGTTTCAGCCCCGTATACCCACCCCCCTGGCAGCCACACCCCCTCCCCCGGCCAGTTCAGCTGGGGGACTGTCCGCATCCGGAATTGGAGCTAGTGGAGCCACTGGAGCCACTGGAGCCACTAGTGCTCcacaagcagcagcaccaacaccCAGCATTGCGGTGTCCACCACAGCGAGCGTGGGCAAGGATCTGGGCATCtcgaccaccaccaccacggcGCAGGAGACCAGCAAGAAGGCCTTCCTCTAA
- the LOC122626367 gene encoding potassium voltage-gated channel protein Shaw isoform X2 produces the protein MNLINMDSENRVVLNVGGIRHETYKATLKKIPATRLSRLTEALANYDPILNEYFFDRHPGVFAQVLNYYRTGKLHYPTDVCGPLFEEELEFWGLDSNQVEPCCWMTYTQHRDTQETLAVLDRLDLDTEKPSEEELARKFGFEEDYYKGTISWWQEMKPRIWSLFDEPYSSNAAKTIGVVSVFFICISILSFCLKTHPDMRVPIVRNITVKTANGSNGWFLDKTQTNAHIAFFYIECVCNAWFTFEILVRFISSPNKWEFIKSSVNIIDYIATLSFYIDLVLQRFASHLENADILEFFSIIRIMRLFKLTRHSSGLKILIQTFRASAKELTLLVFFLVLGIVIFASLVYYAERIQPNPHNDFNSIPLGLWWALVTMTTVGYGDMAPKTYIGMFVGALCALAGVLTIALPVPVIVSNFAMYYSHTQARAKLPKKRRRVLPVEQPRQPRLPGAPGGVSGCGTPGSGPHSGPMGSGGTGPRRMNNKTKDLVSPKSVAQLFAGPLGASIVAMSPRTMLDLNPALAMGKPTFQPRIPTPLAATPPPPASSAGGLSASGIGASGATGATGATSAPQAAAPTPSIAVSTTASVGKDLGISTTTTTAQETSKKAFL, from the exons ATGAATCTGATCAACATGGACTCGGAGAACCGGGTGGTGCTCAATGTGGGTGGCATTCGGCATGAAACCTACAAGGCCACACTGAAAAAGATTCCGGCTACGCGATTATCGCGACTGACAGAGGCCCTGGCCAACTATGATCCGATACTGAATGAGTACTTCTTTGATCGGCATCCGGGCGTCTTCGCACAAGTGCTCAACTATTACAG AACTGGAAAGCTGCATTATCCCACGGATGTGTGCGGACCGCTGTTCGAGGAGGAATTGGAGTTCTGGGGCCTAGACTCGAACCAAGTGGAGCCCTGCTGTTGGATGACCTACACACAG CATCGCGACACACAGGAAACCCTAGCCGTACTCGATCGTCTCGATCTGGATACGGAAAAACCGTCCGAGGAGGAACTGGCACGCAAGTTTGGCTTCGAGGAGGACTACTACAAAGGCACCATATCCTGGTGGCAGGAGATGAAGCCGCGCATTTGGTCCTTGTTCGATGAGCCCTACAGTTCCAATGCAGCCAAG ACTATTGGCGTGGTTTCGGTGTTCTTCATCTGCATTTCGATCCTGTCGTTCTGCCTGAAGACCCATCCCGATATGCGGGTGCCCATCGTCCGGAATATTACAGTGAAAACTGCGAATGGAAGTAATGGCTGGTTTCTGGACAAAACGCAGACCAATGCGCACATAGCCTTCTTCTATATCGAATGCGTGTGCAATGCCTGGTTTACCTTTGAAATATTG GTGCGCTTTATCTCATCGCCGAACAAGTGGGAATTCATCAAGTCATCTGTTAACATCATAGACTACATAGCGACGCTTAGTTTTTATATCGATCTAGTGCTTCAGCGGTTCGCATCGCACCTGGAGAACGCTGACATCCTCGAGTTCTTCTCGATCATCCGCATCATGCGTCTGTTCAAGCTGACGCGTCACTCGTCGGGACTGAAGATCCTGATCCAGACGTTCCGTGCCTCGGCGAAGGAGCTAACCCTGCTGGTGTTCTTCCTCGTCCTGGGCATCGTGATCTTCGCCAGCCTCGTCTACTATGCGGAACGCATCCAGCCGAATCCCCACAACGATTTCAACAGCATACCGCTGGGCCTGTGGTGGGCCCTGGTCACCATGACCACCGTCGGCTACGGCGACATGGCCCCCAAAACCTACATCGGCATGTTCGTGGGCGCCCTCTGCGCCCTAGCCGGCGTACTAACCATCGCACTGCCAGTGCCCGTCATCGTCAGCAACTTCGCCATGTACTACTCGCACACGCAGGCCAGGGCCAAACTGCCAAAGAAGCGGAGACGAGTGCTTCCCGTCGAGCAGCCGCGCCAGCCCAGACTGCCAG GTGCCCCTGGTGGTGTCAGTGGCTGTGGCACCCCGGGCTCGGGTCCCCACTCCGGTCCCATGGGATCCGGCGGCACTGGACCACGTCGCATGAACAATAAAACCAAGGACCTGGTCAGCCCCAAGTCAG ttgcTCAACTTTTCGCAGGTCCGCTGGGCGCAAGCATTGTGGCCATGAGTCCCAGGACAATGTTGGATCTCAATCCTGCCCTGGCCATGGGCAAGCCTACGTTTCAGCCCCGTATACCCACCCCCCTGGCAGCCACACCCCCTCCCCCGGCCAGTTCAGCTGGGGGACTGTCCGCATCCGGAATTGGAGCTAGTGGAGCCACTGGAGCCACTGGAGCCACTAGTGCTCcacaagcagcagcaccaacaccCAGCATTGCGGTGTCCACCACAGCGAGCGTGGGCAAGGATCTGGGCATCtcgaccaccaccaccacggcGCAGGAGACCAGCAAGAAGGCCTTCCTCTAA
- the LOC122626367 gene encoding potassium voltage-gated channel protein Shaw isoform X3, with protein MTYIPKKMQHYAHAAMNLINMDSENRVVLNVGGIRHETYKATLKKIPATRLSRLTEALANYDPILNEYFFDRHPGVFAQVLNYYRTGKLHYPTDVCGPLFEEELEFWGLDSNQVEPCCWMTYTQHRDTQETLAVLDRLDLDTEKPSEEELARKFGFEEDYYKGTISWWQEMKPRIWSLFDEPYSSNAAKTIGVVSVFFICISILSFCLKTHPDMRVPIVRNITVKTANGSNGWFLDKTQTNAHIAFFYIECVCNAWFTFEILVRFISSPNKWEFIKSSVNIIDYIATLSFYIDLVLQRFASHLENADILEFFSIIRIMRLFKLTRHSSGLKILIQTFRASAKELTLLVFFLVLGIVIFASLVYYAERIQPNPHNDFNSIPLGLWWALVTMTTVGYGDMAPKTYIGMFVGALCALAGVLTIALPVPVIVSNFAMYYSHTQARAKLPKKRRRVLPVEQPRQPRLPGAPGGVSGCGTPGSGPHSGPMGSGGTGPRRMNNKTKDLVSPKSDEYTTMIGKPRDGKKSRLL; from the exons ATGACTTATATACCTAAAAAAATGCAACACTATGCGCATGCAGCCATGAATCTGATCAACATGGACTCGGAGAACCGGGTGGTGCTCAATGTGGGTGGCATTCGGCATGAAACCTACAAGGCCACACTGAAAAAGATTCCGGCTACGCGATTATCGCGACTGACAGAGGCCCTGGCCAACTATGATCCGATACTGAATGAGTACTTCTTTGATCGGCATCCGGGCGTCTTCGCACAAGTGCTCAACTATTACAG AACTGGAAAGCTGCATTATCCCACGGATGTGTGCGGACCGCTGTTCGAGGAGGAATTGGAGTTCTGGGGCCTAGACTCGAACCAAGTGGAGCCCTGCTGTTGGATGACCTACACACAG CATCGCGACACACAGGAAACCCTAGCCGTACTCGATCGTCTCGATCTGGATACGGAAAAACCGTCCGAGGAGGAACTGGCACGCAAGTTTGGCTTCGAGGAGGACTACTACAAAGGCACCATATCCTGGTGGCAGGAGATGAAGCCGCGCATTTGGTCCTTGTTCGATGAGCCCTACAGTTCCAATGCAGCCAAG ACTATTGGCGTGGTTTCGGTGTTCTTCATCTGCATTTCGATCCTGTCGTTCTGCCTGAAGACCCATCCCGATATGCGGGTGCCCATCGTCCGGAATATTACAGTGAAAACTGCGAATGGAAGTAATGGCTGGTTTCTGGACAAAACGCAGACCAATGCGCACATAGCCTTCTTCTATATCGAATGCGTGTGCAATGCCTGGTTTACCTTTGAAATATTG GTGCGCTTTATCTCATCGCCGAACAAGTGGGAATTCATCAAGTCATCTGTTAACATCATAGACTACATAGCGACGCTTAGTTTTTATATCGATCTAGTGCTTCAGCGGTTCGCATCGCACCTGGAGAACGCTGACATCCTCGAGTTCTTCTCGATCATCCGCATCATGCGTCTGTTCAAGCTGACGCGTCACTCGTCGGGACTGAAGATCCTGATCCAGACGTTCCGTGCCTCGGCGAAGGAGCTAACCCTGCTGGTGTTCTTCCTCGTCCTGGGCATCGTGATCTTCGCCAGCCTCGTCTACTATGCGGAACGCATCCAGCCGAATCCCCACAACGATTTCAACAGCATACCGCTGGGCCTGTGGTGGGCCCTGGTCACCATGACCACCGTCGGCTACGGCGACATGGCCCCCAAAACCTACATCGGCATGTTCGTGGGCGCCCTCTGCGCCCTAGCCGGCGTACTAACCATCGCACTGCCAGTGCCCGTCATCGTCAGCAACTTCGCCATGTACTACTCGCACACGCAGGCCAGGGCCAAACTGCCAAAGAAGCGGAGACGAGTGCTTCCCGTCGAGCAGCCGCGCCAGCCCAGACTGCCAG GTGCCCCTGGTGGTGTCAGTGGCTGTGGCACCCCGGGCTCGGGTCCCCACTCCGGTCCCATGGGATCCGGCGGCACTGGACCACGTCGCATGAACAATAAAACCAAGGACCTGGTCAGCCCCAAGTCAG ATGAATATACAACAATGATTGGCAAACCGCGCGATGGCAAAAAGAGCAGGCTGCTCTAA